CACTTGTTTTTTACCTATGCGCTGTTTTTGATTGGCATCTCGGTGCAGATGTGGGGACCTCAGTACAACATTCAGCTGATCTATTTCCCGATGGCTGTCATTCCATTTTTGCTTTTCACCCTCCACGAGAGGCGCTCCCTCGTTGCCACCAGTGGCCTGGCCGTCCTCGGTTATTTTCTTTGTCAAGCCGGACCCATTGCATGGGTTTATCACCTCAGGCCCCATGATCTCTCGCCGACCACGGCCGAGATTATCGGTGTGTTCACCGAGTGTGCCTCATTGCTGCTTCTTGTCCTGCCAGTGGCGGTGATCTTTCGTTCCATGCGTTCTTATGAAGAGGAGATTCACTCCACCAATCAGCAGCGCCTTGAGGTGGAAAAGAATATTTCTATTGGCCAGATGGCTGGAACACTCGCCCATGAAATCAACTCCCCACTGACCACCATTCTGGGTGCCATGGAGATGATCAATATGTTGGTGGAGAGAAACAAGTTGGACCCGGAAAAACTCAAAAAGATGACCGACCGGGCGGACTCAGCCGTCAAAAAAATCACCAGCATCACCCAAATGCTGCGCAATCTTCATTACACTTCCGGCAACGACCCGATTGAGGAGACCTCTATTCAGGAAATCCTAGCCGAGGTTCTCGCAATTGTACTACCGCAAATGCACAAAAAAGAGGTGGCCTTGGTTCAAGACCCAAGTTCAGCCAGACTGCCTGTCCACTGCCGAAAGTATCAGGTATTTCAGGCCATCCTTCACCTGTTTGAATTTGCCCTCTCCAAGATACCCAAGAGTCAACTGGGTGCCACCGTTGAAGTCAGTTGGGCCGACGAGCAAGACTCGGTCGAACTCTTTATTAGATTTTCTGGTGAAGGGCTGAGCGACGAAATGATCGCCAATATCAATGACTCCTTTTTTACCACCTCTTCCGACCATCGGGACCAATTCCCCGGGCTGATCATGGCCAGCATGATTATCCAGCGCCACCAGGGCAGTCTGAAGCTGGAGAATTCCGGCGAGAATCCTTGCTTTGTCCTTCAACTCCCCGTGCGCCCAGCGGAGGATTTGGACTCCCCCGAGAGCGAATCCCTGGATGTGGACGCCCTCCTCAAATCCTCCTGACTTCATGCGCTAAAAATCTTTTCACACCGATTTTGCTGTTTATATTCAAGGCATTATGGCGTCTCACCCAGACCCTCCAGTTGCCCCTTTGACCCCTTGCTTTTAACAATGATAGGCCATGCTTCCTGTAGGCGTGATGATCACTTGTTCGAGGGGAAAATTTTTGGAATTGAGCAAATCTTTGGGGATAAAGAGATTCGTGTTGTCTTTGGCGGCCCTGGCCCTGTTTTCATGTAGTGAATCGCCCAGTGATCGATCGCCGGCCGGCAGTCGATTCCGCGATTGTAACCAAAGTGAACTGACGCAAATGGAAGCCCTCGGGGGAAGCTTAGTTCTCCCAGATCACCTCAGTCCTGGCCGCTACGAGTACCAAGGGAGCCAGCTGTTGGTGTCGTTGAAAGAAAACGGTAAAACCCGTTCAGGCGTTCTCATTGCCGACCAAGTCGACCAGACTGGGAACGCAACAACGGCTCTCACCTGCTCTCTTGGCTTTGGCTCTGGCCACCTGGAAGCACAGATTGATTTTCCCCTGGAACTGCAGATTGACCCCCGCCTCACCTGGGTGATCGACAGCAAACGGGGCTTGAATGTGGAAATGGACCAAAACGACATCGTCCACTTGGGCGGCCGTTTGGACCAGCCTGAGAGTTGGACGGTCAGTCAAATTCGCCGCGAAATGGACAACCGCCGCCTGGCTGGAGGCGACCTCTATTTGGTTCAGATCTCAGCCGAGGAATTTGAGTTTGTTCTTATGGCCGAAAC
This is a stretch of genomic DNA from Pseudobdellovibrionaceae bacterium. It encodes these proteins:
- a CDS encoding HAMP domain-containing histidine kinase: MIEASVHAPKPLDFRSRLSQWGTDFVTLFQWLLATGTEGSKSPQLKSRIRMGNLLCMIMVLYCTAYGLLYTYFGAHVLAFVTETGILVAVASMVLSHGGRHLLARHLFFTYALFLIGISVQMWGPQYNIQLIYFPMAVIPFLLFTLHERRSLVATSGLAVLGYFLCQAGPIAWVYHLRPHDLSPTTAEIIGVFTECASLLLLVLPVAVIFRSMRSYEEEIHSTNQQRLEVEKNISIGQMAGTLAHEINSPLTTILGAMEMINMLVERNKLDPEKLKKMTDRADSAVKKITSITQMLRNLHYTSGNDPIEETSIQEILAEVLAIVLPQMHKKEVALVQDPSSARLPVHCRKYQVFQAILHLFEFALSKIPKSQLGATVEVSWADEQDSVELFIRFSGEGLSDEMIANINDSFFTTSSDHRDQFPGLIMASMIIQRHQGSLKLENSGENPCFVLQLPVRPAEDLDSPESESLDVDALLKSS